The nucleotide window GCGCCGTGTCGGTGGACACCTTGCCCGGGGGCGGAGCGCTGTCGGACTTCACGAGGAAGCCCACGCCCAAGGCCAGCGCGTCGGTGAGGTTCGCCATCACCTGCGTCTGGCTGCTGAAGAGGATGCGCGCGTCGGAGATGACGCTGACCAGGATCTCCGCCTCTTCCTGGAAGGTGATGTCCTTGGAGAGGCCGTAGCGGAACAGGGCGCCGAAGCGCGGACCGCCCAGGTCCACGTTCGGCAGGTCCACGCGATTGGGGTAGTACTGGAAGCGCAGCTCGCGTGCGTAGCGGAAGGCGAAGTCGGTGCGCAGGACGGTCTCGCGCACGCTGGCCTTCTCGTCCCGCTTGGTGTCGAACCAGAAGATGCTGGCGCCGCCTTCACCGTAGGGCCGCGCCTCGATGCTCTTGATGTGGTCCGTGTCCACGCCGGCCAGCAGGTAGCCGCTGATCTCCTGCGTGAAGCGGCGGTCCCCGCGCAGCTCGACGCCGGCGTTGAGGGCCACCACCTGGGACAGGGACTCCACCTCCCCTTCCACCTCGGGCGGGCGGCTGCGGCCGTACGCGCCGTAGGCCTTCACGGAGTAGATCCAGTGCTCCGTCTTGCGCAGCGCGCTGGCCAGGCCACTCACCGTCAGCGTGGACGCGTTGCCCGTGAGGGAGATGAGGCTCAGGCCCACGCTGACGTCCCAGACGCTGGGCTTCACGGGGACGGCGGCGACGGCGGCCTCGGGGGCGGGGGCGGGGGGCGGCGGGGCGATGGGCCCGCGCGCGGTGACTTCAGCCAGACGCTCGATGGCCTCCGCGAGCCGGGCACTGGCCTCGGCGGCGCGCTCCGCGGCTAGGGCGGCGCGCTCCGCGGCGGCGGCGGCGCGCTCGGCTGCGGGAGCGTCCGCGGGCATGGCGGGCGGCGGGGGCGCGGGCGGCGCCGGAGCGCGAGCGGCAGTCGGAGGCGGCGGGGCGGCGGGACGAGGGGCGGGCGCCGGCGTCTGGGATTGCAGCGACGAGGCGAGCAGCAGCGCAACGGGGAGCATCTGGGTTCCTTGGGATGAGGCAGGTGCGGCAGCGGACCTGCAAGGGAGCGTGAAGGGGCCGGCTCCCATTCCGGCGCGAACTTCTTAGCGCATGCGGGACACGGAGCGTCCTAGCCTTCTAGGTTCGAAACGCGGGTCGCCCCTGGACCCGGTACGTGAGGACCCGCCTTGAGGCCCACCCTGCTCCCGTTGCTGTTCGCGCTGTCGCTGTGGCCCGCCGTCTCCCTGGCGGCGCAGAAGGTCACCGTTCCGGTGGACGTGGGTGTGGGGCCGGCGGTGTTCGTGTTCTCCGGCCCCATCGCGGACGACCAACTGCTGCACACGGGGCTGAAGCTGTCGGTGGACGCGGTGCTGGACAAGGAATGGCTGCGCAAGAACCAGCGCGCCATCCCGGCGCGCTACCGGAAGCAGGCGAAGCAGATGGATGAGATTCGCATCTCGCCGTCCATCTTCATCCCGGACTCGTTCATCATCTCGCCCAAGTACCGCGACACGGGGATGTACGGCGTGACGTTCAAGCCGCTCGGGTTGGGAGTGCCGCTGTCGTCCAGTCCGGTGCGCTTCAAGCTGGGCGTGGGGCTGGTGTTGACGTACGCGTACATCTTCTCCGACACGCTGCCGGACACGCACTTCCTGCGGCCCGGAGCGAGCCTGGGCGCGGACCTGGAGTTCCAGCTGGCGAAGAGCTTCCTCGTCAGCGTGGGCTGGGAGTCCACGTTCTACGTGCCGCAGGAGCTGGGCGGGTTGGGACTGCCGGACTCGCTGGGGGACGGCATCTTCCACGTGGGGCAGGCGTACCTGCAGCTGCATTTCCGGTTCCCGTACACCACGACGCTGTAGTGCTCGCGCGCGGGCGGGGCGCGTGGCTAGC belongs to Corallococcus exiguus and includes:
- a CDS encoding DUF481 domain-containing protein, with the protein product MLPVALLLASSLQSQTPAPAPRPAAPPPPTAARAPAPPAPPPPAMPADAPAAERAAAAAERAALAAERAAEASARLAEAIERLAEVTARGPIAPPPPAPAPEAAVAAVPVKPSVWDVSVGLSLISLTGNASTLTVSGLASALRKTEHWIYSVKAYGAYGRSRPPEVEGEVESLSQVVALNAGVELRGDRRFTQEISGYLLAGVDTDHIKSIEARPYGEGGASIFWFDTKRDEKASVRETVLRTDFAFRYARELRFQYYPNRVDLPNVDLGGPRFGALFRYGLSKDITFQEEAEILVSVISDARILFSSQTQVMANLTDALALGVGFLVKSDSAPPPGKVSTDTALSFNLTVAL